A region of Acidisarcina sp. DNA encodes the following proteins:
- the rsmH gene encoding 16S rRNA (cytosine(1402)-N(4))-methyltransferase RsmH → MAYKPAQIAPKGEHMVGQDERHVPVLLQDAIQYLNVRPGGTYVDATLGMAGHSSAIARLLGPRGKLVAFDRDPEAMAIARENLARLAGELGAEMPTVELVDEEFSTAGEKLQAASVDGILADFGVSSMQLGEAHRGFSFQAEGPLDMRMNPRIGVTAAQVVNQADEKDLANLIYEFGEERRSRRIARAIVRARPITTTAELARVVAACAPAMKSGRHFIHPATRTFQALRIYVNRELDEIKALLEQAPRLLKPGGRLVVISFHSLEDRLAKDALREGAGQGIYEVLTRKPVTASEEEKDRNPRSRSAKLRAAERIEQHRKFAADTSSREESGPRSSHRSSRRK, encoded by the coding sequence TTGGCCTATAAGCCAGCTCAAATCGCCCCCAAGGGGGAGCACATGGTCGGTCAGGACGAGCGGCATGTGCCGGTTCTTTTACAGGATGCGATCCAGTATCTCAATGTGCGGCCAGGCGGAACGTATGTAGACGCGACGCTGGGCATGGCCGGGCACTCCAGCGCGATTGCGCGGCTCTTAGGGCCACGCGGCAAGCTGGTGGCCTTTGACCGGGATCCGGAGGCGATGGCAATCGCCCGGGAGAACCTGGCCAGGCTGGCCGGCGAGCTAGGGGCAGAGATGCCCACGGTGGAGTTGGTCGACGAGGAGTTTTCGACAGCCGGCGAGAAGTTGCAGGCTGCCAGCGTCGATGGAATCCTTGCCGATTTCGGCGTCAGTTCGATGCAGCTTGGCGAGGCGCACAGAGGATTTAGTTTTCAGGCGGAAGGACCGTTGGATATGCGCATGAATCCGCGTATCGGGGTCACCGCCGCACAAGTGGTAAATCAGGCGGACGAAAAAGATCTCGCCAACCTGATTTACGAATTCGGAGAGGAAAGGAGGTCGCGGAGAATCGCCAGAGCCATTGTCAGGGCGCGGCCGATTACAACAACGGCGGAATTGGCCAGAGTTGTAGCGGCTTGCGCCCCGGCGATGAAATCCGGGCGGCATTTCATTCATCCCGCAACCAGGACCTTTCAGGCACTCCGAATTTACGTGAACCGCGAGCTGGACGAGATCAAGGCCCTGCTGGAGCAGGCGCCGAGGCTGCTTAAGCCGGGCGGAAGGCTGGTGGTTATCAGCTTCCACTCTCTCGAAGACCGGCTGGCGAAGGACGCGCTCCGTGAAGGAGCCGGACAGGGAATTTATGAGGTGCTCACCCGCAAGCCGGTAACGGCTTCGGAAGAGGAAAAGGATCGCAATCCAAGGTCACGCAGCGCGAAGTTACGCGCTGCAGAAAGAATCGAGCAGCACAGGAAATTCGCGGCAGATACTTCGTCGCGGGAAGAGTCGGGTCCGAGGTCGTCCCACCGCAGTTCAAGGCGAAAGTAA
- a CDS encoding penicillin-binding transpeptidase domain-containing protein, which produces MNAGGFPSQNRLKPEVITSVRRIRFLGVAALLLVWVLLICGKLVWLQVIRHHDYVERAARQQQRTFEVAPRRGVLYDRNLNELAMTVLVDSVYAVPSEITDKDNAAAALARIVHVDPADGFTSAAQIAARLNASRNFAWVARKLDAPTVDQVKALNLKGIYYQKEFKRFYPNNQISAQVLGYVGTDDNGLGGLERQFDEELHGTQGRMLTALDAKRHVLGSEEHEPLPGQNLVLTIDENIQFMAERALDAAMERTKPLNGTVVVQDPHTGQILALAIRPAYDPNDFRHANKDLLRNHAVSDVYEPGSTFKLVTYSAALEEKVARPGDIVDCQNGKITIFGRTIHDSHAGLGRVTVEKALWESSDVAAVKLAMKMGNEKFYQYIRSFGFGARSGIELPAETRGLVRPTRRWGATSIGSLAMGQEVGVTPIQLVTMVSTIANGGTYLPPHIVLASTPSMKGSPNLKPMAFHPGDTVPEPLPEGAHRVISTMTAAQMRKMMEGIVLYGTGKAASLNGYSSAGKTGTAQKIDVVTHTYSHTKYVASFAGFAPVNNPVISVTVIIDSPSAGGSYYGAAVSAPVFRDVAQQVLEYLGVPHDTELRSQPPTLPEKDLADAPPDHTGDLTALFAEVNDLPADDPLRTPAEPKQQAVADASAPSSVRSQAAASSSAKAASTAKNAPPEKIVPPPAAPATTLAKAEQLFKAATTAPPPGKGAVVVDSGKKVSVPTFVGLAMRKVVEQAGAAGLGVQIIGNGIAREQAPAPGTMVPVGTLVVIRCGR; this is translated from the coding sequence GTGAATGCCGGTGGTTTTCCTTCGCAAAACAGGCTCAAACCAGAGGTTATAACCTCGGTACGCCGTATCCGCTTTCTTGGGGTTGCGGCGCTTCTGCTCGTCTGGGTTTTGCTCATCTGCGGCAAGCTGGTCTGGCTGCAGGTGATTCGCCATCATGACTATGTAGAGCGTGCTGCCCGCCAGCAGCAGCGCACCTTTGAGGTCGCTCCGCGCCGCGGCGTCCTCTACGATCGGAACCTGAACGAGCTGGCGATGACCGTGCTGGTCGATTCGGTCTATGCCGTCCCCTCTGAGATCACAGATAAGGACAATGCTGCGGCCGCACTGGCGCGCATCGTGCACGTGGACCCGGCGGATGGCTTTACCTCGGCGGCGCAGATTGCTGCTCGCCTGAATGCCTCCAGGAACTTTGCCTGGGTAGCAAGGAAACTCGATGCTCCCACGGTGGATCAGGTGAAGGCTCTCAATCTGAAGGGCATCTACTACCAGAAGGAGTTCAAGCGGTTCTACCCGAACAATCAGATCAGCGCCCAGGTTCTGGGCTATGTCGGCACCGACGACAATGGTCTTGGCGGCCTGGAGCGCCAGTTCGACGAGGAACTTCATGGCACCCAAGGCAGGATGCTGACGGCGCTCGACGCCAAGCGCCATGTGCTTGGGAGCGAAGAGCATGAGCCACTCCCGGGACAGAATCTGGTTCTCACCATCGACGAGAACATCCAGTTCATGGCCGAGCGCGCCCTCGATGCCGCGATGGAACGCACCAAGCCGCTGAACGGCACCGTCGTGGTGCAGGATCCGCACACCGGACAGATTCTCGCGCTTGCCATCCGGCCCGCCTACGACCCGAACGATTTCCGCCACGCCAACAAGGATCTGCTGCGAAACCACGCGGTCAGCGATGTGTATGAGCCCGGCTCCACCTTCAAGCTGGTTACCTACTCCGCCGCGCTGGAAGAGAAGGTTGCGCGTCCCGGAGACATCGTCGACTGCCAGAATGGAAAGATCACCATCTTCGGACGCACGATCCACGATTCGCACGCCGGGTTGGGCCGCGTCACGGTGGAAAAGGCGCTGTGGGAATCGAGCGACGTTGCCGCCGTCAAGCTCGCCATGAAGATGGGCAATGAGAAGTTTTATCAATATATCCGCAGCTTTGGGTTTGGCGCACGCAGCGGCATTGAGCTGCCAGCCGAGACACGCGGCCTCGTCCGGCCAACCCGCCGCTGGGGAGCAACCAGTATTGGCTCGCTGGCCATGGGGCAGGAGGTTGGAGTTACGCCGATCCAACTGGTGACCATGGTCTCGACGATCGCCAATGGAGGCACGTATCTGCCTCCTCATATCGTGCTCGCCAGCACCCCTTCGATGAAGGGAAGCCCGAATCTTAAGCCGATGGCCTTCCATCCCGGGGACACGGTGCCCGAGCCTTTACCAGAGGGCGCGCATCGCGTCATCTCCACCATGACCGCTGCGCAGATGCGCAAGATGATGGAAGGCATCGTGCTCTACGGCACGGGTAAGGCTGCCAGCCTCAACGGCTACTCCTCTGCCGGCAAAACGGGAACGGCGCAGAAGATCGATGTTGTCACCCACACCTATTCGCACACCAAATATGTAGCCTCCTTCGCAGGATTTGCGCCGGTGAACAACCCGGTCATCAGCGTAACCGTCATTATCGACTCGCCCAGCGCGGGTGGCAGCTATTATGGCGCTGCGGTCTCGGCGCCGGTCTTCCGCGACGTCGCGCAACAGGTGCTGGAGTATCTTGGTGTTCCCCACGATACGGAGTTGCGGTCCCAGCCGCCAACGCTTCCGGAGAAGGATCTCGCCGATGCGCCTCCAGACCACACCGGAGACCTGACGGCGCTCTTCGCCGAGGTGAACGATCTTCCAGCGGATGATCCTCTCCGCACTCCTGCGGAGCCGAAGCAGCAGGCCGTCGCGGATGCCTCAGCGCCCTCCTCAGTGCGGTCTCAGGCGGCAGCATCTTCCTCCGCCAAGGCCGCCTCCACTGCCAAAAACGCACCGCCGGAGAAGATCGTGCCGCCGCCTGCCGCTCCTGCCACAACGCTTGCCAAGGCGGAGCAACTCTTCAAGGCAGCCACCACAGCCCCTCCCCCGGGCAAGGGCGCGGTGGTGGTTGATTCGGGGAAAAAGGTCTCCGTGCCAACCTTCGTCGGCCTGGCCATGCGTAAAGTGGTGGAGCAGGCCGGAGCCGCCGGACTCGGGGTACAGATTATCGGCAACGGAATCGCCCGAGAGCAGGCCCCTGCGCCGGGAACCATGGTGCCCGTCGGCACCCTCGTCGTCATCCGCTGCGGCCGGTAA
- the murD gene encoding UDP-N-acetylmuramoyl-L-alanine--D-glutamate ligase — MELKGKKVLVVGLGKSGLAAALFLRHHGAQVTVSDMRSAEALAKEIPALLEEGIAVEAGGHGLLTFRRQDMIVVSPGVPLNTPEVAQAKALGHPVLGELELASLYLKGKTLAITGSNGKTTTTTLCGEILKAAGLPVEVGGNIGVPVISLVEQSRADGWSVLEVSSFQLESTQEFHPEIAVILNITPDHLDRHGTFENYAMAKERIFLKQDAQDSLVLNADDPRTAQAASRAHSRIFWFSRRQPVEQGAYLSDGKIFFQGGAGLQPEAILPLSEIHLKGAHNVENVLAAVCATRLAGASPEAIRLAVASFKAVEHRLEFVAKIDGVDYYNDSKATNVDATIKAIESFPGNIHLILGGKDKNSDYTLLHQLLRQRVKKVYTIGAAAEKIETQIRGTVPIVSAHTLKEALQSAGSQAVPGDVVLLAPACSSYDQFDNYEHRGQVFKDLVLERRGIWQNA, encoded by the coding sequence ATGGAACTCAAGGGTAAGAAAGTTCTGGTCGTCGGATTAGGGAAGTCGGGTCTCGCGGCGGCATTGTTTCTCCGTCACCATGGAGCGCAGGTCACCGTCTCCGATATGCGTAGCGCGGAGGCTCTCGCCAAGGAGATTCCCGCACTGCTCGAAGAAGGCATTGCCGTCGAAGCGGGCGGCCACGGGCTGCTCACCTTCCGGCGGCAGGATATGATCGTCGTCAGCCCCGGTGTGCCCCTGAATACGCCGGAGGTGGCCCAGGCAAAGGCGCTTGGCCATCCGGTTCTCGGGGAACTGGAGCTCGCCTCGCTCTATCTCAAAGGGAAGACGCTGGCCATCACCGGCTCCAATGGCAAGACCACGACGACGACCCTCTGCGGAGAGATCCTCAAGGCCGCCGGGCTCCCGGTCGAGGTGGGAGGGAACATTGGAGTTCCCGTCATCTCGCTGGTAGAGCAGAGCCGCGCCGATGGCTGGTCTGTACTTGAGGTTTCCAGCTTTCAGTTGGAATCGACGCAGGAGTTTCACCCCGAGATTGCCGTAATACTGAACATTACCCCCGATCATCTCGACCGCCACGGTACTTTTGAAAATTACGCGATGGCGAAGGAGAGAATTTTCCTGAAGCAGGATGCGCAGGATAGCCTGGTGCTCAACGCCGATGATCCGCGAACTGCCCAGGCGGCCTCCCGCGCCCACTCCCGCATTTTCTGGTTCAGCCGCCGCCAGCCTGTCGAGCAGGGAGCCTATCTCAGCGATGGCAAAATTTTCTTTCAGGGGGGAGCGGGGCTGCAGCCGGAGGCAATTCTGCCGCTATCCGAGATCCACCTGAAGGGCGCGCACAACGTGGAGAATGTACTCGCCGCCGTGTGTGCTACGCGTCTTGCCGGAGCCAGCCCGGAAGCGATTCGACTTGCGGTTGCGAGCTTCAAGGCGGTGGAGCATCGCCTGGAGTTTGTCGCCAAAATTGATGGGGTCGACTACTACAACGATTCCAAGGCGACCAACGTGGACGCGACCATCAAAGCCATCGAGTCGTTCCCCGGCAACATTCACCTGATCCTCGGCGGCAAGGATAAGAACTCGGACTACACTCTCCTCCACCAGTTGCTGCGGCAGCGCGTCAAGAAGGTGTACACCATCGGCGCCGCGGCGGAGAAGATTGAAACGCAGATCCGCGGCACGGTGCCGATTGTCTCCGCGCACACGCTGAAGGAGGCCCTTCAGAGCGCAGGCAGCCAGGCCGTGCCGGGGGATGTGGTGCTGCTGGCTCCTGCCTGCTCCAGCTACGATCAGTTCGATAACTATGAGCACCGTGGGCAGGTGTTCAAAGACCTAGTGCTGGAGCGCCGCGGTATATGGCAAAACGCGTAG
- a CDS encoding DMT family transporter: MGFLIFLVFAFAAGCGLSVQAGVNGRLGAESGQPVWATMASFLVGFLFLIPFTLLPRNAWPALEQIGEIRWWAWTGGLIGAAYVLATVVMAPRLGATVFFALVIAGQITMSLLLDQYGWLGFPRHALNPMRLLGTVLMVLGVFLIRRF, encoded by the coding sequence ATGGGATTCCTGATTTTTCTAGTGTTTGCGTTCGCCGCGGGTTGCGGCCTTAGCGTGCAGGCAGGAGTGAACGGGAGGCTTGGCGCGGAGAGTGGGCAGCCGGTCTGGGCCACCATGGCTTCCTTTCTCGTCGGCTTTCTCTTTCTTATTCCATTCACCCTTCTACCCCGGAACGCATGGCCGGCGCTCGAGCAGATCGGCGAGATCCGCTGGTGGGCCTGGACTGGAGGACTGATCGGGGCAGCCTATGTGCTCGCCACGGTCGTGATGGCGCCGCGACTGGGCGCAACCGTGTTCTTTGCGCTTGTCATCGCGGGACAGATCACAATGTCGCTGCTGCTGGATCAGTATGGGTGGCTCGGCTTTCCGCGCCACGCGCTGAACCCGATGCGCCTCCTCGGCACGGTCCTGATGGTCCTTGGGGTCTTTCTGATCCGACGATTCTAG
- a CDS encoding DUF2127 domain-containing protein encodes MQSPAAGQNQSRSHTGHHNRWLLVIGAFKALKAVLFVLMGIGAVHLLHKDLVDLFSKLLTDLNFDPESRFVNMVLDKVALLNDHRLRLITTAIFSYAVLDVIEGVGLLLEKPWAEFLTIFITASFLPWELFEVVRHLTWVKLALFLVNAVVVVYLLYDVRLRARARENLEEVELRIQEESENSVPPQASSDK; translated from the coding sequence ATGCAGAGCCCAGCAGCAGGTCAGAACCAGAGCAGATCGCATACCGGCCATCACAATCGCTGGTTACTCGTAATCGGAGCATTCAAGGCGCTGAAGGCAGTCCTTTTTGTCCTGATGGGCATCGGTGCCGTGCATCTGCTGCACAAGGACCTGGTGGACCTGTTTTCGAAACTGCTCACCGATCTCAACTTCGATCCGGAGAGCCGCTTCGTCAACATGGTGCTGGACAAGGTAGCCCTCCTCAACGATCACCGGCTACGGCTGATCACCACTGCGATCTTCAGCTACGCCGTCCTGGACGTCATCGAGGGCGTGGGTCTTCTGCTGGAGAAGCCATGGGCGGAATTCCTCACCATCTTCATCACGGCCTCCTTCCTGCCCTGGGAGCTGTTTGAGGTCGTTCGCCATCTTACCTGGGTCAAGCTTGCGCTCTTCCTGGTGAACGCGGTCGTGGTGGTTTACCTGCTCTACGATGTCCGCCTCCGGGCTCGCGCCAGGGAGAACCTGGAGGAGGTGGAACTCAGAATCCAGGAAGAATCGGAAAATTCCGTACCGCCGCAGGCCTCATCTGACAAGTAG
- a CDS encoding UDP-N-acetylmuramoyl-L-alanyl-D-glutamate--2,6-diaminopimelate ligase, whose protein sequence is MKFDELLSGVEFVLRRGGDTEISGVEYDSRRVRPGSLFVAMKGGTTDGNQYLKKAIAAGAVAVVTDSGEAFDHLEIYASDLAVAEVERGRPALEALSANFFRHPEKKLALSGVTGTNGKTTTAFLLDAMLNAVGRTTVLVGTIEYHVAGEVRPSPHTTPESRDLLELFAAGVAAGATEAVMEVSSHALQQGRVFGIGFDVAIFTNLTRDHLDYHRTMEKYFSAKAKLFDGSQAAVPRVAVLNIEDPYGVRLAEIARAAGSEVFAYGLQQGDFRADDLQMAPNGMSFSMQTPGGSIPIRTRLTGRVNVQNLLAAAAAALARGLKPQQVTEGAAALACVPGRFQTVDRGQPFTVVVDYAHTDDALRNLTALAREFVATTGGRVITLFGCGGDRDRTKRPLMGRAAGEGSDFVVLTSDNPRSEEPEAILADVLPGLQQTGVEYQAEPDRTRAIHLAVNAARAGDIVLLAGKGHEKVQILAGGAVPFEDAAVASQALADLGYSAEAVQR, encoded by the coding sequence ATGAAATTCGATGAATTGTTATCCGGTGTGGAATTTGTGCTGCGTCGCGGAGGGGATACGGAGATCTCCGGGGTGGAGTATGACTCGCGGCGAGTGCGTCCGGGCTCCTTGTTTGTCGCGATGAAGGGCGGCACGACGGACGGGAACCAGTACTTGAAGAAGGCCATCGCCGCGGGTGCCGTCGCGGTCGTCACCGACTCCGGTGAGGCCTTCGATCATCTGGAGATTTATGCATCTGATCTAGCCGTAGCGGAGGTCGAGCGCGGACGTCCTGCTCTCGAAGCCCTGTCTGCCAATTTCTTCCGCCATCCGGAGAAGAAGCTGGCCCTGAGCGGAGTTACCGGCACCAATGGCAAGACCACTACGGCCTTTCTGCTGGACGCGATGCTGAACGCCGTAGGGCGCACGACCGTCCTGGTCGGCACCATCGAGTACCACGTTGCCGGGGAGGTTCGACCGTCGCCCCACACCACTCCCGAATCTCGCGATCTGCTGGAGCTGTTTGCCGCGGGCGTGGCGGCAGGAGCCACCGAGGCGGTCATGGAGGTGTCCTCGCATGCCTTGCAGCAGGGACGGGTCTTTGGCATAGGCTTCGACGTGGCGATCTTTACCAATCTGACGCGCGACCACCTCGACTATCACCGGACCATGGAAAAGTACTTCTCCGCGAAGGCGAAGCTGTTTGACGGATCGCAGGCCGCGGTGCCGCGGGTTGCTGTGCTCAATATTGAGGATCCATACGGCGTGCGGCTGGCGGAGATCGCGCGTGCTGCTGGCTCCGAGGTCTTTGCCTACGGCCTGCAACAGGGGGATTTTCGTGCCGATGATTTGCAGATGGCGCCGAATGGCATGTCGTTTTCCATGCAGACGCCCGGCGGAAGCATCCCGATTCGCACGCGCCTTACCGGCAGGGTCAATGTGCAGAATCTGCTGGCTGCCGCTGCCGCCGCGCTGGCTCGCGGATTGAAGCCGCAGCAGGTCACCGAAGGCGCCGCCGCGCTGGCCTGCGTTCCGGGGCGCTTCCAGACCGTCGATCGCGGCCAGCCCTTCACGGTTGTGGTGGATTATGCGCATACCGACGATGCGCTGCGAAATCTGACGGCCCTGGCCCGCGAATTTGTGGCAACGACGGGTGGCCGCGTGATTACGCTCTTCGGCTGTGGAGGAGATCGCGATCGCACCAAGCGGCCTCTGATGGGCCGTGCGGCGGGTGAGGGCAGCGACTTCGTTGTGCTCACCTCCGACAATCCCCGCAGCGAAGAGCCGGAGGCGATCCTGGCAGATGTTCTGCCGGGATTGCAGCAGACTGGCGTAGAGTATCAGGCGGAACCTGATCGCACGCGAGCCATTCATCTGGCCGTCAACGCGGCCAGGGCGGGAGACATTGTGCTGCTCGCCGGCAAGGGGCATGAGAAGGTGCAGATACTGGCCGGTGGCGCGGTGCCGTTCGAGGATGCAGCCGTCGCGTCACAGGCTCTCGCGGATCTGGGATATAGCGCGGAGGCAGTGCAAAGATGA
- the mraY gene encoding phospho-N-acetylmuramoyl-pentapeptide-transferase: MLYWLLYQKLFPYFRPFRIFRYLTFRTAFASLTALLIALLIGPYVIEKLREFQIGQYIREDGPKEHQKKAGTPTMGGILIGIAILLPTLLWSDLSNPLVWLVMLATLAFGAIGFADDYIKVIHRRNLGLTARAKLGYQILVSVAIAVVLVLMQQRGSYSTHLMVPFVKRFRPDLAIHALGGIPHLGLLAFLPFIVFVTFVIVGSSNAVNLTDGLDGLAIGCTIVAAGALTVLTYVSGHVVFSDYLELQRMPMVGELTVFCGAMVGASIGFLWYNAHPAEIFMGDVGSLALGGAIGTVAVIIKQELLLPFIGGIFVLEGLSVILQVGSYKLRGKRIFKMAPLHHHFELMGWSESKVIVRFWIGALIFALFALTTLKLR, translated from the coding sequence TTGCTCTACTGGCTGCTTTATCAAAAGCTGTTTCCCTACTTCAGACCCTTCCGAATCTTCCGGTATCTGACGTTTCGTACCGCGTTCGCCAGCCTCACGGCGTTGTTGATCGCGCTGCTCATCGGGCCCTACGTTATTGAGAAGCTGCGCGAGTTCCAGATCGGCCAGTACATCCGCGAGGATGGCCCGAAAGAGCACCAGAAGAAGGCGGGAACCCCTACCATGGGGGGGATTCTCATCGGTATCGCCATCCTGCTGCCCACGCTGCTCTGGTCCGATCTCAGCAACCCTCTGGTCTGGCTGGTGATGCTGGCGACGCTGGCTTTCGGCGCAATCGGATTTGCCGATGACTACATCAAGGTGATTCATCGCAGAAACCTGGGGCTGACTGCCCGCGCCAAGCTGGGATATCAGATTCTGGTGAGCGTAGCTATTGCCGTTGTGCTGGTGCTGATGCAGCAACGCGGCAGCTACTCCACCCACCTGATGGTGCCGTTTGTGAAGCGCTTTCGTCCCGATCTGGCGATCCATGCGCTCGGCGGCATTCCCCACCTGGGCCTGCTGGCGTTTCTGCCCTTCATCGTTTTTGTAACGTTCGTCATCGTCGGTTCCAGTAACGCGGTCAACCTTACCGATGGTCTGGATGGGCTGGCCATCGGATGCACCATCGTCGCGGCTGGCGCGCTCACCGTGCTTACCTACGTGAGCGGCCATGTGGTCTTTTCCGATTATCTGGAGCTGCAGCGCATGCCGATGGTCGGCGAGCTTACCGTCTTCTGCGGTGCGATGGTTGGCGCAAGCATTGGATTTCTCTGGTATAACGCTCATCCCGCGGAGATCTTCATGGGCGATGTAGGATCGCTGGCGCTGGGTGGCGCGATTGGTACGGTGGCGGTCATTATTAAGCAGGAGCTGCTCCTGCCCTTCATTGGCGGCATCTTCGTATTGGAGGGCCTGTCGGTCATTCTGCAGGTGGGCAGTTACAAGCTTCGGGGAAAGCGAATCTTCAAGATGGCTCCGCTTCACCATCATTTCGAACTGATGGGCTGGTCGGAGTCGAAAGTGATTGTGCGTTTCTGGATAGGGGCGTTGATCTTTGCGCTCTTTGCACTTACCACGCTGAAGCTCCGGTAA
- the murF gene encoding UDP-N-acetylmuramoyl-tripeptide--D-alanyl-D-alanine ligase → MNLSLVQIAAWVDGTLLPQSAAGSWATGYSIDSRTLESGDLFFAIRGDRFDGHDFVRDALDRGARAAVISAARAEEFRDLDPDYTLLLVPSPLAALQMLAAAVRRHWAGRVIGVTGSAGKTTTKDAIAQVLGRRFRVLKSQGNLNNGFGLPLQLLRLQPEHQVAVIEMGMSHAGEIAELAHIAAPDWGVVTNVGSAHAENFRDGIAGIARAKFELIQALPPHGVAFLNCDDRYVSQFGRDFHGKAVYFGTGPSASPRAISIQEPGGVSLEFEVQTESHSAPVRLHLIGRHNVTNVLAAIAVGLESGIPLAECASAVSELQPGDKRGETLEIAGARIINDSYNSNPEALKSMIHALAAMPAQRRILVAGEMLELGPGGPEMHRECGAEAAAAGITMVLGVRGNARFLVEGARRAGAEALFVESPAEAGAWLRAELQPGDAVLLKASRGVRLEQALTALQSEKK, encoded by the coding sequence ATGAACCTCAGCTTGGTGCAGATCGCTGCGTGGGTAGACGGCACTCTCCTCCCACAGAGTGCGGCTGGCTCCTGGGCCACCGGCTATTCGATCGACTCGCGTACCTTGGAGTCCGGAGACCTCTTCTTCGCGATACGAGGAGATCGCTTCGACGGACACGACTTCGTGCGTGACGCGTTGGATCGCGGTGCACGGGCGGCGGTGATCTCGGCCGCCCGCGCTGAGGAGTTTCGCGATCTTGATCCCGACTACACGCTCCTGCTGGTTCCCTCTCCACTGGCTGCTCTGCAGATGCTGGCGGCGGCGGTGCGCAGGCATTGGGCCGGGCGCGTTATTGGCGTCACCGGAAGCGCGGGCAAGACGACAACCAAGGACGCCATCGCACAGGTGCTTGGCCGCCGCTTCCGCGTGTTGAAGTCGCAGGGCAATCTCAACAACGGCTTCGGCCTGCCCCTGCAACTGCTTCGCTTGCAGCCGGAGCACCAGGTCGCAGTCATCGAAATGGGCATGTCCCATGCGGGAGAGATTGCAGAGCTGGCCCACATCGCTGCTCCGGATTGGGGCGTGGTGACCAACGTCGGCAGCGCGCATGCGGAGAATTTTCGAGATGGCATTGCCGGTATCGCCCGCGCCAAGTTTGAGCTGATTCAGGCTCTTCCGCCGCACGGCGTCGCGTTCCTCAACTGCGATGATCGCTACGTCTCGCAATTTGGCCGCGACTTCCACGGAAAGGCCGTCTACTTCGGCACGGGGCCTTCTGCGAGTCCGCGGGCAATCTCGATTCAGGAGCCGGGTGGCGTTTCGCTGGAGTTTGAGGTGCAGACCGAATCCCACAGCGCCCCGGTGCGGCTGCACTTGATTGGCAGGCACAATGTGACCAATGTTCTGGCTGCGATAGCCGTCGGTCTGGAGTCGGGAATCCCGCTTGCGGAGTGCGCCAGCGCCGTGTCGGAGTTGCAGCCGGGAGACAAACGCGGGGAGACCCTGGAGATTGCCGGTGCCCGCATCATCAACGATTCCTATAACTCCAATCCCGAAGCGTTGAAGTCGATGATCCATGCCCTTGCCGCGATGCCTGCCCAGCGCAGGATTCTCGTCGCTGGAGAGATGCTCGAGCTTGGACCCGGAGGGCCGGAGATGCACCGGGAATGTGGTGCGGAGGCCGCAGCCGCAGGCATCACGATGGTCCTCGGTGTGCGTGGGAATGCCCGCTTTCTGGTGGAAGGCGCCCGTCGGGCCGGCGCCGAGGCGCTCTTCGTCGAATCCCCCGCCGAGGCCGGTGCATGGCTGCGCGCGGAATTGCAGCCGGGAGATGCCGTGCTGCTCAAGGCTTCGCGAGGCGTCCGGCTGGAGCAGGCGCTTACCGCTCTGCAATCGGAGAAGAAATGA